In Terriglobales bacterium, the following proteins share a genomic window:
- a CDS encoding class I SAM-dependent methyltransferase, with translation MKSAAVASVSAMITLCSKVLGVFFPGEYRPKSNSQFVSSEAWVRQYRIWEEKRDLYLAEATERSCPLCGSWQARKLWNTADGYRYVACEACNMVYSSPALSDEQWSEFLKECRDVLDPINQKLVETRLSPLSLEGDEERFSEYLWRIGKHMKPGRVLDVGCLTGNFLGVAKRMGYECTGVEVYRDAAVAGAEFHGIPIIPGFLGQVVETLGREQFDLLTMWEVLEHVNLPAAELRRAYDLLAPGGLVAVTVPNFDNLHFRVLQDRCFHGMGGPGNPGHMNMFTTGTLKEMFAKNGFKVLTMFTETGTDFDELLAFLSLRLDVISSYENIFRARSEVTRSGEHYTFFSNSVMNLISKSAPFLRVWEAATGKGGLIFAIATKV, from the coding sequence AGAGCAACAGCCAGTTTGTCAGCTCCGAGGCTTGGGTTCGACAGTATCGAATCTGGGAAGAGAAGCGCGATTTGTATCTCGCTGAGGCTACGGAGCGCTCCTGCCCCTTATGCGGTAGCTGGCAGGCACGCAAGCTTTGGAATACCGCCGATGGCTACCGCTATGTGGCTTGCGAAGCTTGCAACATGGTCTATAGCAGTCCCGCATTGTCGGACGAACAATGGTCGGAGTTTCTCAAGGAATGTAGGGATGTACTCGATCCGATCAACCAGAAACTCGTGGAAACCCGCCTTTCACCCCTCTCGCTGGAGGGGGACGAAGAGCGTTTCAGCGAGTACCTGTGGCGGATCGGTAAGCACATGAAGCCGGGCCGCGTACTCGACGTTGGCTGTTTGACCGGGAACTTCCTGGGCGTGGCGAAGCGGATGGGCTACGAATGCACGGGTGTGGAGGTCTACCGCGACGCCGCCGTGGCAGGCGCGGAATTCCACGGTATTCCGATCATTCCCGGATTTTTGGGCCAGGTAGTGGAAACCCTTGGTCGCGAGCAATTCGATTTGCTCACCATGTGGGAAGTCCTGGAACATGTAAATCTCCCCGCCGCCGAGTTGCGCAGGGCCTACGACCTGCTCGCTCCAGGCGGGCTGGTCGCTGTTACCGTCCCGAACTTTGATAATCTGCACTTTCGCGTTCTGCAGGACCGCTGTTTTCATGGCATGGGCGGACCTGGCAATCCCGGTCACATGAATATGTTCACTACGGGAACGTTGAAGGAGATGTTTGCTAAAAACGGATTTAAGGTTCTCACTATGTTTACCGAAACCGGTACGGACTTCGACGAACTGCTGGCGTTTCTGTCATTGCGTCTTGATGTTATAAGTTCATACGAAAACATATTCCGAGCACGGTCAGAGGTTACTCGCTCTGGTGAGCATTACACATTTTTTAGCAATTCAGTAATGAACCTGATTTCCAAATCAGCGCCTTTCCTCCGGGTGTGGGAAGCGGCCACCGGCAAAGGCGGCCTGATCTTCGCCATTGCTACAAAGGTCTGA